Proteins co-encoded in one Lacerta agilis isolate rLacAgi1 chromosome 6, rLacAgi1.pri, whole genome shotgun sequence genomic window:
- the LOC117048385 gene encoding calreticulin-like isoform X3 — translation MMDAILGADEWEKRWVQSKHRSDYGKFRVASGRFYGDREKDKGLKATEDTKYYAVSARFPPFNNEGQTLVLQYTVKYDQHVDCGGAYVKLYSADLVQEVMNEDSEYYIMFGPDICGEDKKIVQVIFNYKDDYYLIKKNITCETDDFTHLYTLILRPDLTYEVKVDNYVAEAGHLEDDWDFLPPRKIVDHEMAKPDYWDERELVEDPMDKKPDDWDQPERIPDPNVTKPDDWDEEMDGEWAPPSVPNPEYRGIWKPRIIKNPNYNGIWVQPLVDNPEYTPDPNLYKYFNISVIGLEILQGKSGTIFDNFLITNDEQYAEDAGNEMWGPTFEREWKRRQGQDVVYKKINENEEPKGKEGKKEKRKKKDRNVKDEL, via the exons ATGAATGGGAGAAACGGTGGGTTCAATCTAAACATAGATCTGATTATGGTAAATTTCGTGTTGCATCAGGAAGGTTTTATGGAGATAGagaaaaagataaag GTCTGAAGGCAACTGAAGACACTAAGTATTATGCAGTGTCAGCAAGGTTTCCGCCCTTCAACAATGAAGGTCAGACGTTAGTGCTTCAGTATACAGTAAAATACGACCAACATGTCGATTGTGGTGGTGCCTATGTTAAACTTTATTCTGCAGACCTGGTTCAAGAGGTTATGAATGAAGATTCTGAATATTATATTATGTTTG GTCCAGATATATGTGGAGAAGACAAAAAGATAGTGCAGGTTATCTTCAACTATAAAGATGATTATTACTTAATCAAAAAGAACATCACATGTGAG ACCGATGACTTTACCCATCTCTACACTTTGATACTACGTCCAGATTTAACATATGAAGTGAAAGTTGATAATTATGTTGCTGAGGCTGGCCATCTAGAAGATGACTGGGacttccttcctccaaggaagatAGTTGATCATGAAATGGCAAAACCTGACTACTGGGATGAAAGGGAGCTTGTTGAAGATCCCATGGACAAGAAACCAGAT GATTGGGATCAGCCAGAAAGAATTCCTGACCCAAATGTCACGAAGCCAGATGACTGGGATGAAGAAATGGATGGAGAGTGGGCACCACCATCGGTTCCAAACCCAGAGTACAGA GGAATTTGGAAGCCTCGTATAATCAAAAATCCCAATTATAATGGCATATGGGTTCAGCCATTAGTTGATAATCCAGAATACACACCTGATCCTAATCTTTACAAGTATTTCAACATCAGTGTCATTGGTTTAGAAATTTTACAG GGAAAGTCTGGCACAATCTTTGACAATTTTCTTATCACAAATGATGAACAATATGCTGAAGATGCTGGGAATGAAATGTGGGGTCCCACATTT GAGAGAGAATGGAAGAGAAGACAGGGACAAGATGTTGtgtataaaaaaattaatgaaaacgAGGAACCGAAAGGAAAAGaaggcaagaaagaaaaaaggaagaaaaaagatcGTAATGTTAAAGATGAGCTCTAA